The following DNA comes from Chryseobacterium gallinarum.
CAACACGTACCCCGGCGTTTACAAATACTTTGCTTGCCCCCCAATAAAATTTCTGTGAATATTGTGCATAAGCCGATAATCTTGTAGGCTCAATATTATTCTGGCCGGCAATATAATAAAACAGTTTAAGGCCTCCTGTTGTACCGGTTCTCGGATCTATTACATGAGGTCTTGGAAGACTATAGCCTGCAGAATCTACCACCTTCCATTCATTGGTAAGGTCTTTCAGGTTTTCTTTCTCATATTTAAATCCAACTTCAATATCGGTATTCACATTAGGGGAAAATTTTACCCTGAATTGGGTACCGTACGTTCTTACAAACAGGTCATTTCTGGCATGCTCTGTCTGTCCTCCCAGATCAAAGGAGGTAACAGGTTCTTTTGTCTTTGGATCAAACGTCTGTAATCTATACCCCGATGCTATGGTATAATATTCTTTTTCCCTGTTCTGGTAAGCAAAACTGTCCAGGGTAAATTTCCATTGATCAGATGGTTTATAGTTCATGGAAAAAGTCCCCATCATGTTTTTATATTGGTCATTTTCCTGTCCTGCATATCCTATATCCACAGTGATAGGTTGCTGAAGACTCCCGAAAGTCACACTTTTTTCCCGGGGGATCATCTGATAATCATTCTTGGAATAGTATCCTATGAATGACATGGAAAACTTATCATTAACATGATAGTTGATATAAGATTGAAAATCCCAGTAAGTAGGATTGAAATCCGTATCTTCTTTTAAGGTATTCAACACAAGATTGGTATTCCTGTATCTGCCTGAAAATAAAGCGGTCAGCTTTTTATTTTTGGATGTCAGCCCTGTTGTGAGCCTCCCACCTATTAAACTGGCTTCTCCGGAGACTTCAAATTTTTCAGGTTCACGATAATAGATATTAAGGGCAGAAGACATTTTGTCTCCATATTTAGGTTCAAATCCTCCTGCTGAAAAGTTTACTGCTGAAACCATATCCGGATTAATGATACTCATCCCCTCCTGCTGCGAATTCCGGATCAGGAAAGGTCTGTAAATCTCGATATCATTAATATAAATAAGGTTTTCATCATAGTTTCCGCCACGTACCATATATTGGGAAGACAGCTCGGTATTGGAGTTGACAGAAGGAAGTGTTTTGATCAATCCTTCAATACCTCCGCTTATGGAAGCCACAGATTTGGCTTCTTTAGCTGAAATTTTGACATTGGTAATGTCATTGGTTCTTCCTGTTACTTTTTTCTGGAATACAACTTCCTCAATATCGGTAACTTTAGTGGCCACCGTATCTTTTTTTCTATGTTGGGAAAAAATAAGGACGGGAACCATAAGGCTTAGCGGTAAAACTAGTTTTTTCAAAAGAAATGTTTTAAGAATTTCTAAAATTAATGTTTTTTTAACAATTACAAAATTGATTCTCTAATTCTTGTTAATTTTTGCAACAAATCTTCTAACAAATCTAATCTTAACATATTGGCACCATCAGATAATGCTGTTTCCGGGGTTGGATGTGTCTCAATAAAAATACCATCGGCACCTACTGCAATTCCTGCTTTAGCTACTGTTTCAATAAGATCAGGTCTTCCTCCGGTCACTCCGGAGCTTTGATTAGGCTGCTGAAGAGAATGGGTAACATCCAAAATAACAGGGGCATATTCCCTCATTGTAGGAATTCCTCTGTAATCTACGATCAGGTCTGTATATCCGAAAGAATTTCCTCTTTCAATAATGGCGACTTTCTGATTATTGGAATCGGTCACTTTCTGAACTGCAAACTTCATAGCTTCCGGCGAAAGGAATTGTCCTTTTTTCAATGTCACACATTTCCCGGTTTTTGCAGCCGCTACCAAAAGGTCTGTCTGACGAACCAGAAAAGCAGGAATCTGAAGGACATCCACATATTGTGCAGCCAGCGCAGCATGTTCATTTTCATGAATATCTGTAGTGGTTGGAATATTGAACGTCTCTCCCACTTTTTTCAAAATTTCAAGAGACTTCTCTTCACCAATTGTTGTAAATGAGTCTACACGACTTCTGTTTGCTTTCTTAAAACTTCCTTTAAAGATATAGGGAATATTGTATTTATCTGTGATGCTGATCACTTTCTCGGCTATTCTGAGTGCCATATCTTCCCCTTCAATAATACAGGGACCGGCAATAAGGAAAAAGTTTTTTGAATCTTTGTGATGAATATTATCTAAATACTGAATCATTTTGTTGTAATTAAAAGTTCAGTAAAAATACTGAGAAAGTTTCAGACCTGGAAATTATTTGAGGAGAGAGTGCAGTTTAGGCTTAAGGAAAGAAGATTCCTGACGAAATGACAAAAATTTGGAGGCATTTCTTTAAAGAATCTGCGTTATCAGCTAAATCTGCGGAGGAAATTGTATCAGGTTGTCAGAAAAAGATCGCAGATGTTAGGTTTTGCTGAAGCCAATGGAATTTATATAAAAGAAGAACGGACTAAAGTCCGTCCCTATTGATGATATGGTTTATTTTTCTGTTGGTGATGTAATAATTTTTTTTATTACGCTCAAATTCTGAATGCACACAATATCTATCCCATTTTTTTCAATACTTTTTCAAACGTATTGACGTTCCTGCTGGTAAACCGGTCTTTCAGACTTTTCTTTCCTAAAACCTTACCAAAGGTAGAATCTAATGTATTTCCTTTTGGAACCCGCCAATAAAATATATCATTCACAATGATTCCTTTTTCGTTTTCTGTCCGGGAAGCTTTTTGAAATTCATCCATCAGAACATGTTCTACTCCAGGCAACCCTACAAAAGCATAGAGATGGAAATTTTCATCTTTTTCAAAGGGAATGCTATTCCAGAACATTTCCGTTTCTTCCTGAGATTTCACAAATAGAAAGGCTTCATAGCCAAAACGCTCAGACATTGCTTTTTCCAATATTATTTTTAAATCGCCGGCCTTTTTATCTGATGAGAAAACAATATTTCCGGAGGCAAGTACGGAACTTACTTCTTTCATTCCGGCATCTTTGAAAACCTGACAGACGTCTGCCATTTTCATATTGGTTCCTTTTACGTTGACGCCACGGAGAAAAGCACAGTATTTCATATTTCGGGTATTAGGTTTAAGCAGGTTACAGAGTTCAGCCGGATCGCTTAATAAGAAGAGCAGATTCAACAATTAATCAATCCTTATATATAGATTATAATCCGTTCCGGAAGGTTTTAACTTATAAATTTTTTCAAGGATTTTGTTATCACTTTTCAAATGATCCTTTACCCTGAACTCCTTTAAAAGTCTATAATGGGTCTGGTAATAAAAAGCATCAGCGGTATTCCCTTCATATAAATTTTTATAGGAAAGCAGATATTTGGGCTTTCTTGTCTTTACAGTATTGATCCAATAATTGGCTTTATCTTTTTTAATTTCTGCCTGAATCTGTTTGTCTACCAATCCTACCTCATCTATTGTTTTCAATCCTGAAAAATATGGCACATAACCGGCGGGTTCCAGTAAAATCCATTGGTTTTTATCCTTTTCATACTGGTTTAGAAATATTCCGATTGTTCTGCGGTAGTTCCATTCTCCATTTCCGGTGGCAATAGAATGAATAGTTTGAAAGGCAAACATCGGAAGGATATAAAAAATAATTAACAGGGATAACCATAGTTTTCTTTTCTCTTTCTGTTCCAGTACAAATATAACTACGGGTACAAAAAGTAAAAGTTGAGGCACCCAATAATACCAGTCGAACAAGCTTTTCTGGGAAATAAAAATAATCTGTTTTGTCCACCCGAACACAAAGATGATCCAAAGGAAGTAATTTCTGGATTGTCCCTGCCTTACAAGGTATATAAAGCAAAGCAGTTCAAAGATCAATACGATAATGGTTACCGGATTAAATTCTCCCGGAACCTTCAGCATTCCCCAGAAATTTCCAAAACTTACTAAAAAGTAATGGAGGTTTTGCTGAAAAGTAAAAGCCTGTTCGTATAATAATTTCTTAGCTGTGATGGTATTATTTACCAGTTCACCGAAGTACAGCCAATTGAAAGCCATTGTAAGAGAAACTCCCAGAACTCCTCCGAAAACATAGCTCCATCTGATTTTTTTATTCCAGAATAAGTCAACGAGAAAAACAATTCCGAGGAAAATAACCGTATCGATCCTTGTAAACATGATCAAAGCAGGAAGAAAAATAAAGGCCCATTTTTTTCCTTTATTAAAACCGTAATACAGCAATGCCATTTCCAGGAAAAATAAAATTCCGTATTCCATACCCAGGATTGAAATTTTGATCGCCGGAGGCAAAATTCCTATTAAAAATATAAAAACAGCCTTTTGCCAGCCTTTTTTAAGAACCAGATGAGAAAGAAATAATGTTCCTATGGTAAAAAGGATAGAATTGAAGAGTAAAATTGGTACAATAAAGTGCTCCTTTCCAAAGATCAGGTTGAAAAAATAGGATACAAAAACATATAAATGAGTAGTAGAAGCTGAAATTTTTGTTTCCCCATTGAAACCAATAACCCCGTAATCCAGTAAATTCTGGGCAACTCTCCAGGTGATAAAAGCATCTTCCTGGATATAATGCGTTAATAAAAAAAGAAGTTTAAAAGCTACCGTAAAAATTACAGCATAGATGGGGAACCTGCTATTTTTTGTTTCGGACATTCTGTATTTTTAAGTTTCACAAATATAATCTTAAAATTCAGGATTCCCAATAATAAAAAAACGGAACCGAAGTTCCGTTTTAAAGTGTTTATTGTGTTGCTTTAATAATTGCTGAAGTAATCTGATTTTCTTTTTCTTTTGAATAGGTAGAATCAAAAGGCTCCATCACATCAAATAAATACTGATAGAACGGCGTAATCTTTTGAACTTCTTCAGATTCTTTTATGGCTTTTTCTTTACCCATCTGCTGTAAATCCTTTACAAAAGCATTGAATTTTTTATCTATTGGCTCAACGGATTTTATCAGATATGCATAAGCTTTTTCTTTCTGCCCTATCTTGGTATAAGCATCTGTTACTGCTGAAACTACCAGTGAATATTCCATAGGTTTTGTTCTTATTTGTCTTCTCAGATAGCTTTGATCCGTTTTTGAAAGGCTCAAATAATAATCATATTCATCAAAAATTCCTTTCTTAAGTACTTCTGCCAATTGAAGACCTTTTTGTTCCTGACCGGCAATGATATATCCAGATACGATAGAACTTAATGAACGTGGATCATTGTATTTTTCAGCAGGAATTTCCTTAGCAGCAAGATCCAATAATTCGATTGCTTTCGCTTTTTGTCCACTTAAGGCAAGTGCTGAAGCAGCTCTGCTTGCAGACATTCTGTAACTCATAATATTGGATGTCGCAGTTTCATCAAAGTGAGCACTTAAATCTTTAAAATTCCCCCATCTGAAATTTTTCACCACATTGTAAAGAGAGTTAGCATCCACTCTACCCATATCTCCGTCAGGAGTCGGAGGTGTATGAATTGGTACTAATCTATAACTGAAACCATCAAACTGAAGATATTCGTTCAGATAAAATATATTTTCGCTGTCATAAATACCTCCCGATGAAAAGTTGATAGGACGCTTCCAATCGAAATTGGCCAATAGATCCAATAAAATCAAATTGTTTTTATAAAGGGTATTTCCTTTATAAGTAATCATAATCTGATTGGCAACATTTGGAAGGTCTGCCTGATTGATAATTCCAGCTTTTAAAGCATTTTCTTTATTGACAGGAAGGACGAATTTGTTTACCGGAAGAATATTATACTTTTCGTATTTCTCTTCTCCGAAATACATTTTTAATAATTCATCTTTTTCCGGGGATTTGAATTTAATAAAATCAATAGCTTCCTTCAATGTTAATGAATCCTGTGTAAGATATTTTCTGAAAGCCTGGAATTGCGTATCAGGAGCTCCCTGTTCTTTCAACATAGAGAAAACACCTTCCCAATCTTCCTTCTTCATCATATAGATCTGGTCATTTACCCCGTCTCGGTAATCTTCATGTGTCAGTTCACTTGGGATTCCCATCGCATTGTAGGTTCTTCTTTTCACCTGATCTAAGTTCCAAGGTGTTGAAGCAAGGGTAAAGTTAACCACTTTCACATCATCTCTGAATCTTTCCGTTTCCTGGATTGCCCAAACCGGATACGTATCATTATCCCCGTAAACAAACAAAATGTCGTTTTTCGGCAATGATTTTAATACCGAATATGCATAATCATAAGCTGTATACCTGTTGCTTCTGTCATGTACATTGTAATTCTGGAATCCCATCATAAAAGGCACTCCCAGTAATACCACGCCTAAAGCGATATTGGCTCCGTTAGATTTTATTTTGGATTGTAAGAACCATAAAATAGCTCCTGCTCCCAATCCGATCCAAATAGCAAATGCATAAAAAGATCCTACCATAGCGTAGTCTCTTTCTCTTGGTTCAAAAGGTTTTACCCCCGTATAGAAAATAATTCCCACACTCGTTATAATAAACAGAGATAATAGTGCATAGAATCTTCCGAAATCTCTGTTCAACTGGAAAAAGAATCCGATTAAACCTAAAATTAATGGAAGGAAGAAAAACTTTACGGTGCTTTCATTTTTGAATTTAGCAGGCAATTTATCCTGATTTCCTACCAAAAGATTGTCTATAAACGGAATTCCTGAGATCCAGTTTCCTTTTGTGCTTTCCATATTTCCTTCAAGGTCATTTTGTCTTCCTACAAAATTCCACATCAGATATCTTACAAAATAATATCCATTCTGGAAGGAGATGAAATAATCCATATTCTGAAGCAATGAAGGCTTCTGAACATTGATCAGGTTATAAGGTTTCACTTTTAAATAATCCGAAGCCGTGATTGTTTTATCTTCATATTTTGTTCTTAGTTCATCAAAGATTTGCTTAGCCTGTGGATTGTCTGCCACATCTTCATTGGCATAATTGAAGGTAAAATCAGGAGCCCCATACATCGAAATATAATTGGCCATGACATCTTTATCTTCATTAAACATTCTTGGCATTAAGCTTATATGAGATTTATTGAATACATAATTGAATCGGTCTCCTGTCTTTCTGTAAGTTCCGGTTTTTTCATCTTTTTCATAAATTTCTCCGGTTTTCTTCGTTTTAAAACTACCGTCCTCATTCTTCTCGATTCCGTTTGCATCAAGAAATGCTGTATAGTTTTGTCCGTAGATCGTTGGCCAGTCACCATACTGCTCCCTGTTATAATAATCCAGCATCCCGATCGCCGTATCCGGATCATTAAGGTTCATTGGCGGATTGGCATTTGCCCTGATCGGAATTACCATCCAGCAAGAGAAACCGATGATCATATATACTACAGATAAAGCTATAGTCTGATATAGGTTTCTTTTTGTTTTTCTGGCATATTTGATCATAAGATAGCAAATCAGAGCCATTAAAATAAATGCAGCAATTGTTCCTGAGTGGAAAGGAAGTCCCAGCCCGTTCACGAAGAAAATTTCCAGTCTTCCGAACATCGTCATAATCAGAGGGAAAATAATTTTGAAAACAACAATTAAAATTCCCAATGTAATAAGGTTAGCCCAGATAAAGTTCTTCCAGGTAAACTTGTAGTTTCGTGCGTAATATATGAGACATACCATAGGAGTTGCCAGCATACACATCATGTGTACCCCAACGGAAAGTCCTAAAATAAAGAAAATAAGGATAATCCATCTTTCACTGTCTGCCGCCTGATACTCATTTTCCCATTTCGTGATCAACCAGACCAAAAGAGCGATAAACATTGAAGCCATCGAATAAACCTCTCCTTCTACCGCCGAGAACCAGAAGGTATCAGAGAAAGTGAAGCACAATGCTCCCACTGCTCCGGCAAATAAAATAGAAATTTCCTGATGTTTTGTAATTTCTTCAAAATCTTTGTTGAGTAGCCTTCTTACAAGATGAGTAATCGTCCAAAACAAAAATAAAATAGTCAACGCGCTGAACAATGCAGACATCGCATTAATTATGATGGAATAATTTTCGCCTTTCCCTAATGCAAAAATGGCTGCCACGGCACCCACGATCTGGAATAAAGCTGCTCCCGGAGCATGCGTTACTTCAAGTTTTACTGCAGAAGAAATGTACTCACCACAATCCCAGAAACTGAAATTGGGTTCTATTGTGGACAAGTACGTGAAAAACGCAATGACGAAAATCACCCATCCTAAAACGGTGTTCCATTGCCTAAAAGTCCAATTTTTCATAGTATTAAATCAATTATGCGAAAATAAGGCTTTTATATTATTTTAGGGAGCTTTTAACAAAATTTAAAAATTTGGCGCAGAATTTGTGATCATAGTCCTATCTAAACTGTAAACAAGAAAAAAAAATTAAGAAACGACCCTCTAGAAATCAAACAAAAGTTTAGTAATTATTTATTTTTTTGTATTTTTGCAGTCAGATTTTTATTGAAAATAACAAATAATGAGTAATGTTTACGATAATATCCTTGGCCTAATAGGACACACCCCTATGGTGAAGCTAAACACTGTGACAAAAGATATACCAGCAACCGTTTATGCCAAGTTAGAATCATATAATCCTGGACATTCCACAAAAGATAGAATTGCACTTCACATTATAGAAAATGCAGAAAGAAAAGGCTTATTAAAAGAAGATTCCGTAGTGGTAGAGACTACCTCCGGAAACACAGGTTTTTCTATCGCAATGGTCTGTATTATTAAAGGATATAAGTGCATTCTTGCGGTAAGCGATAAAACAAAACCTGAAAAAATCGCTTACTTAAAGGCATTGGGAGCTACCGTATACATATGTCCAGCCAATGTAGCAGCAGATGATCCGAGATCATATTATGAAGTGGCTAAAAGAATCGCTCTGGAAACGCCCAACTCTATTTACATCAATCAATACTTTAACGAATTGAATATTGATGCACACTATCAAACCACCGGCCCTGAGATCTGGGAACAAACTGAAGGTAAGA
Coding sequences within:
- a CDS encoding TonB-dependent receptor plug domain-containing protein, whose product is MKKLVLPLSLMVPVLIFSQHRKKDTVATKVTDIEEVVFQKKVTGRTNDITNVKISAKEAKSVASISGGIEGLIKTLPSVNSNTELSSQYMVRGGNYDENLIYINDIEIYRPFLIRNSQQEGMSIINPDMVSAVNFSAGGFEPKYGDKMSSALNIYYREPEKFEVSGEASLIGGRLTTGLTSKNKKLTALFSGRYRNTNLVLNTLKEDTDFNPTYWDFQSYINYHVNDKFSMSFIGYYSKNDYQMIPREKSVTFGSLQQPITVDIGYAGQENDQYKNMMGTFSMNYKPSDQWKFTLDSFAYQNREKEYYTIASGYRLQTFDPKTKEPVTSFDLGGQTEHARNDLFVRTYGTQFRVKFSPNVNTDIEVGFKYEKENLKDLTNEWKVVDSAGYSLPRPHVIDPRTGTTGGLKLFYYIAGQNNIEPTRLSAYAQYSQKFYWGASKVFVNAGVRVANWSFNKETIFSPRFQFAIKPDWDSDMLFKLSGGIYYQAPFYKEIKDLDGNFNSDIKSQRSIQLILANDYEFYMYDRPFKLTTELYYKKMDNLIPYYMDNVRIRYSGKNNATGYAYGVDARLFGEFVPGVDSWLSASYARVYENIDGKGDIPRPTDQRFRFAMFYQDYMPQFPSMRVNLTLVYAMGLPTGSPVLFDSNGQPDFNAAYTYQKTLPSYKRVDIGLTKVFIDPKDKNKRSGFWGNFQELTLGVQVFNAFNINNTVANQWITDYNTNYMYPVPVRLTGRFFNVKLEFKL
- the kdsA gene encoding 3-deoxy-8-phosphooctulonate synthase, whose protein sequence is MIQYLDNIHHKDSKNFFLIAGPCIIEGEDMALRIAEKVISITDKYNIPYIFKGSFKKANRSRVDSFTTIGEEKSLEILKKVGETFNIPTTTDIHENEHAALAAQYVDVLQIPAFLVRQTDLLVAAAKTGKCVTLKKGQFLSPEAMKFAVQKVTDSNNQKVAIIERGNSFGYTDLIVDYRGIPTMREYAPVILDVTHSLQQPNQSSGVTGGRPDLIETVAKAGIAVGADGIFIETHPTPETALSDGANMLRLDLLEDLLQKLTRIRESIL
- a CDS encoding DUF1697 domain-containing protein, giving the protein MKYCAFLRGVNVKGTNMKMADVCQVFKDAGMKEVSSVLASGNIVFSSDKKAGDLKIILEKAMSERFGYEAFLFVKSQEETEMFWNSIPFEKDENFHLYAFVGLPGVEHVLMDEFQKASRTENEKGIIVNDIFYWRVPKGNTLDSTFGKVLGKKSLKDRFTSRNVNTFEKVLKKMG
- a CDS encoding glycosyltransferase family 117 protein, whose protein sequence is MKNWTFRQWNTVLGWVIFVIAFFTYLSTIEPNFSFWDCGEYISSAVKLEVTHAPGAALFQIVGAVAAIFALGKGENYSIIINAMSALFSALTILFLFWTITHLVRRLLNKDFEEITKHQEISILFAGAVGALCFTFSDTFWFSAVEGEVYSMASMFIALLVWLITKWENEYQAADSERWIILIFFILGLSVGVHMMCMLATPMVCLIYYARNYKFTWKNFIWANLITLGILIVVFKIIFPLIMTMFGRLEIFFVNGLGLPFHSGTIAAFILMALICYLMIKYARKTKRNLYQTIALSVVYMIIGFSCWMVIPIRANANPPMNLNDPDTAIGMLDYYNREQYGDWPTIYGQNYTAFLDANGIEKNEDGSFKTKKTGEIYEKDEKTGTYRKTGDRFNYVFNKSHISLMPRMFNEDKDVMANYISMYGAPDFTFNYANEDVADNPQAKQIFDELRTKYEDKTITASDYLKVKPYNLINVQKPSLLQNMDYFISFQNGYYFVRYLMWNFVGRQNDLEGNMESTKGNWISGIPFIDNLLVGNQDKLPAKFKNESTVKFFFLPLILGLIGFFFQLNRDFGRFYALLSLFIITSVGIIFYTGVKPFEPRERDYAMVGSFYAFAIWIGLGAGAILWFLQSKIKSNGANIALGVVLLGVPFMMGFQNYNVHDRSNRYTAYDYAYSVLKSLPKNDILFVYGDNDTYPVWAIQETERFRDDVKVVNFTLASTPWNLDQVKRRTYNAMGIPSELTHEDYRDGVNDQIYMMKKEDWEGVFSMLKEQGAPDTQFQAFRKYLTQDSLTLKEAIDFIKFKSPEKDELLKMYFGEEKYEKYNILPVNKFVLPVNKENALKAGIINQADLPNVANQIMITYKGNTLYKNNLILLDLLANFDWKRPINFSSGGIYDSENIFYLNEYLQFDGFSYRLVPIHTPPTPDGDMGRVDANSLYNVVKNFRWGNFKDLSAHFDETATSNIMSYRMSASRAASALALSGQKAKAIELLDLAAKEIPAEKYNDPRSLSSIVSGYIIAGQEQKGLQLAEVLKKGIFDEYDYYLSLSKTDQSYLRRQIRTKPMEYSLVVSAVTDAYTKIGQKEKAYAYLIKSVEPIDKKFNAFVKDLQQMGKEKAIKESEEVQKITPFYQYLFDVMEPFDSTYSKEKENQITSAIIKATQ
- a CDS encoding PLP-dependent cysteine synthase family protein, yielding MSNVYDNILGLIGHTPMVKLNTVTKDIPATVYAKLESYNPGHSTKDRIALHIIENAERKGLLKEDSVVVETTSGNTGFSIAMVCIIKGYKCILAVSDKTKPEKIAYLKALGATVYICPANVAADDPRSYYEVAKRIALETPNSIYINQYFNELNIDAHYQTTGPEIWEQTEGKITHLFACTGTGGTLSGSAKFLKEKNPDIKIIGVDADGSILKSFHETGEIHKEDVHPYQIEGMGKNLIPSALLFDKVDEFVRVNDEMSAYRTREIALKEAIMGGYTTGAVTQGLIQYAQSHELTQDDVIVLIYPDHGSRYITKVYSDKWMAEQGFVNNCVHNYDEVFKTEFIK